In a single window of the Candidatus Hydrogenedentota bacterium genome:
- a CDS encoding Gfo/Idh/MocA family oxidoreductase, giving the protein MIAKEPRLLRVGVLGCGPIAQFAHFDACRKGRNTELYAICDAAPDLLERMAAVHRPAKTYAKFDDMMNDPDVEAVIVATSDQFHVSLCVQALSAGKHVFVEKPLGVSVEECEALRASFHAIRAKDHRVFQVGNNRRFDPGVRFAHQFIQEEIGGLIAMKSWYCDSTQRYAMTDNLQPIPITSANAVRPGGNPKADKRKYFMLTHGSHLVDSARFLAGEIEAVTAKLVEKYDSYCWFVSADFKGGHVGHFDLTIPIRGDFQEGFQIYGEFGSVYGKIPLPWYHKSGDVECFSVKDRQFRRVLGEDAYTYKLQLEAFADSILHGRAQVGATVDDGTAAMRAMVAIARSVESGASVRLDQVTGSV; this is encoded by the coding sequence GTGATCGCGAAAGAGCCGCGACTGCTCCGCGTGGGCGTACTCGGTTGTGGGCCCATCGCGCAGTTCGCCCATTTCGACGCCTGCCGCAAAGGCCGCAACACGGAACTCTACGCGATTTGCGACGCCGCACCCGACCTGCTCGAACGTATGGCTGCCGTCCACCGGCCCGCGAAAACCTACGCGAAATTCGACGATATGATGAACGATCCTGATGTGGAAGCCGTCATCGTAGCCACATCGGACCAGTTCCACGTCTCGTTGTGTGTGCAGGCGCTCAGTGCCGGCAAACACGTGTTCGTCGAGAAACCGCTGGGCGTCTCCGTCGAAGAATGCGAAGCGCTCCGCGCGTCGTTTCACGCAATTCGCGCGAAGGATCATCGCGTCTTCCAGGTCGGCAACAACCGGCGGTTTGATCCCGGAGTCCGGTTCGCCCACCAATTCATCCAAGAGGAAATCGGAGGGCTAATCGCGATGAAGTCGTGGTACTGCGATTCCACCCAGCGCTACGCCATGACCGACAACCTCCAGCCGATTCCGATCACCAGCGCCAACGCCGTGCGCCCCGGCGGCAATCCTAAGGCCGACAAACGCAAGTACTTCATGCTCACACACGGCAGCCATCTCGTCGATTCCGCGCGGTTTCTCGCCGGCGAAATTGAGGCTGTAACGGCCAAGCTTGTCGAAAAGTACGACTCCTATTGCTGGTTTGTCTCCGCCGACTTCAAGGGCGGACACGTCGGTCACTTCGACCTTACGATCCCGATTCGAGGCGACTTCCAGGAGGGATTCCAGATTTACGGCGAGTTCGGCAGCGTTTACGGCAAGATACCGCTTCCGTGGTATCACAAGAGCGGCGACGTCGAATGCTTCTCTGTTAAGGACCGCCAATTCCGCCGCGTACTTGGCGAAGACGCCTACACGTACAAACTCCAGCTCGAAGCGTTTGCGGATTCCATCCTGCATGGCAGGGCGCAAGTCGGCGCGACGGTCGACGACGGGACCGCCGCGATGCGCGCGATGGTAGCAATTGCACGTTCCGTCGAATCCGGCGCGTCCGTCCGCCTCGACCAAGTCACAGGGTCGGTTTAA
- a CDS encoding aspartate aminotransferase family protein, which produces MNDPLDSLRSEGDLNISPRRASWALSSIDRDTQAILDEDARYFLHQSLSTPCLNAIVECDGIYLIDAQGHRIMDFHGNNVHQVGYRNQRVMDAVREQLETLPFCPRRYTNAPAIALAKKLAQLAPGDLNKVLFAPGGTSAIGIALKLARAATGRFKTISMWESFHGASLDAISLGGEAIFRRGAGPLLPGAEHVPPPDPTHCPFGCGATCTLRCADYIEYVLEKEGDVAAVIAETVRSAPFVPPREYWQRVRAACDRHGALLILDEIPTCLGRTGRMFACEHYDVVPDILVIGKGLGGGVMPIAAVIARDKLNVAGDRALGHYTHEKNPVACVAGLATLEFIEAAGLLRRTLELGAYALERMRALKECHRIVGDVRGIGLMLGMELVRDGDRTSPATSEAEDVMYRALSRGLSFKITMGNILTLTPPLTISREELDRAFDILDACLRDTARG; this is translated from the coding sequence ATGAACGATCCGCTCGATAGCCTCCGCTCCGAAGGTGACCTCAACATTTCGCCGCGCCGTGCCTCCTGGGCGTTGTCATCAATCGACCGCGACACGCAGGCGATTCTTGACGAAGATGCGCGCTACTTCCTGCACCAGTCCCTTTCAACTCCGTGCCTCAACGCGATCGTCGAGTGCGACGGCATCTACCTCATCGATGCGCAGGGCCACCGCATCATGGACTTCCACGGAAACAACGTTCACCAAGTCGGTTACCGCAATCAGAGGGTGATGGACGCGGTTCGCGAACAACTTGAAACACTTCCGTTCTGCCCGCGACGCTACACCAACGCCCCGGCAATCGCGCTGGCGAAGAAGCTCGCCCAACTTGCCCCCGGGGATCTCAATAAGGTGCTCTTTGCACCCGGCGGGACGAGCGCAATCGGTATCGCGCTCAAGCTGGCGCGCGCCGCGACCGGACGATTCAAAACAATCTCGATGTGGGAATCGTTCCATGGTGCTTCGCTCGACGCGATCTCCCTCGGCGGCGAGGCCATTTTCAGGCGTGGCGCCGGACCATTACTTCCCGGCGCGGAGCACGTGCCGCCGCCCGACCCAACACACTGCCCGTTCGGATGCGGCGCGACGTGTACGCTCAGGTGCGCGGACTACATCGAGTACGTCTTGGAAAAGGAAGGCGACGTGGCTGCGGTCATTGCAGAGACCGTGCGCAGCGCACCATTCGTACCCCCACGCGAATACTGGCAGAGAGTGCGCGCAGCCTGTGATCGGCACGGCGCATTGCTCATTCTCGATGAGATTCCAACCTGCCTCGGCCGCACCGGCCGCATGTTCGCGTGCGAACACTACGACGTTGTGCCCGACATATTGGTCATCGGAAAAGGCCTGGGTGGCGGCGTAATGCCGATTGCCGCGGTTATTGCACGCGACAAACTGAACGTCGCCGGAGACCGCGCGCTTGGCCATTATACGCACGAGAAGAACCCCGTAGCGTGTGTTGCGGGGCTAGCAACTCTCGAATTCATAGAGGCCGCCGGCCTGCTCCGACGGACGCTGGAACTTGGCGCGTACGCCCTTGAGAGAATGCGCGCGTTGAAAGAGTGTCACCGCATCGTTGGCGATGTGCGCGGCATCGGATTGATGCTCGGGATGGAGCTTGTCCGCGATGGCGACCGCACGTCGCCCGCGACTTCCGAGGCCGAAGACGTCATGTATCGCGCCCTGTCAAGGGGGCTAAGCTTCAAAATCACGATGGGAAATATCTTGACGCTGACGCCGCCGCTGACCATCTCGCGGGAAGAATTGGATCGCGCGTTCGACATCCTCGATGCGTGCCTTCGCGACACAGCGCGTGGGTGA
- a CDS encoding alpha/beta hydrolase gives MPSKAFETLVAMQRARRPQRDASVENLRDRFESMVPLLGPPPDGVTIEPGTIANLRAERFIPSGAHSDSIVMFLHGGGYCIGSLNTHRCFAANLAECAGVSLVSIEYRLAPEHTFPAAVDDAITAYRGLLRDGYAAHRIVVGGDSAGGGLALAAIAALRDARDPLPAAAFALSPWTDLAHTGASIDSRAAADPMIQPWELRGFADRYLNGSDPRNSRASPLYGDFHGYPPLLIHVGGAEILRDDSTRLVQRAKDAGVEVTFRLDPDMIHVWHFFSTLIPEGAQALREVGEWVQRKLA, from the coding sequence ATGCCCAGTAAAGCCTTCGAGACTCTCGTCGCGATGCAGCGCGCGCGCCGCCCTCAGCGTGACGCGAGTGTCGAGAATCTCCGTGATCGGTTTGAAAGCATGGTCCCGCTTCTGGGTCCGCCACCGGACGGCGTAACGATCGAACCGGGCACGATCGCAAACCTTCGAGCGGAGCGGTTCATCCCCTCAGGCGCGCACTCCGATTCGATTGTTATGTTCTTGCACGGCGGCGGATATTGCATTGGCTCGCTGAACACGCACCGGTGTTTCGCGGCGAACCTCGCGGAATGCGCGGGTGTATCGCTCGTTTCCATCGAGTATCGCCTCGCGCCGGAGCATACGTTCCCCGCGGCGGTCGACGACGCGATTACGGCGTATCGCGGTTTACTGCGCGACGGATACGCCGCGCACCGCATCGTGGTCGGCGGCGACAGCGCGGGAGGGGGATTGGCGTTGGCCGCGATCGCCGCGCTACGCGACGCGCGCGACCCGCTCCCGGCCGCGGCGTTCGCCCTTTCGCCGTGGACCGATCTCGCCCATACCGGCGCTTCGATTGACTCGCGCGCGGCGGCCGATCCCATGATCCAGCCGTGGGAATTGCGCGGATTCGCGGACCGCTACCTCAATGGGAGCGATCCTCGCAACTCCCGTGCATCGCCGTTATACGGCGACTTTCACGGTTACCCGCCACTGCTTATTCACGTCGGCGGCGCCGAAATCCTGCGCGACGATTCGACGCGCCTCGTCCAACGCGCCAAGGACGCGGGCGTCGAAGTCACGTTTCGGCTCGATCCTGACATGATTCACGTCTGGCATTTCTTCTCCACGCTTATACCCGAAGGCGCGCAAGCGCTTCGCGAAGTGGGCGAGTGGGTCCAACGAAAGCTTGCGTAG
- a CDS encoding aminotransferase class I/II-fold pyridoxal phosphate-dependent enzyme, protein MRILVTGGAGYLGNHLVRLLIERGHQVRVFDRLCFGDAPVPALTELGCEVVRGDIRRLGDFPDLMNGVEGIVHIAGLANDPSCDLDPLMALDVNLEGTKDLAHRAIAAGVRRFAFASSCSVYGKGVFEMLDEDCPTNPVSVYAQSKLDSERALIALKSNTFEPVIARPATLFGWSARMRFDLAINLMVATAMRNGEIKVYGGGSQWRPFVHVRDAARAFVDMVEAPAADVSGQVFNVGSDKNNYRIIDLAHLVAGLIDGIKIDVMKEDEDLRSYNVQFGKLARVLKFQPEWSAERGAIEIRDWLRSDPVDPFTAIHFNVRRMKELLGTPVAAGGEAVAPRFIPLSPPSIGAEEEHAVIDVLRSGWLTTGAKVTEFEHRFAEKVGAPHAVAVSSCTAALHLCLVEAGAGPGGEVITSPLTWVSTANTVVNMGAKLVLADVQPDTLNIDPAAIERAITPRTKAIMPVHLAGQPCDLDAIYAIGKKHGVTVIEDAAHALGAAYKGKSIGNCGAPTCFSFYPVKNITTIEGGMITLRNEGQAHTLRLLAHNGLSTLAWNRYSGDAPPASPEVVRPGFKYNMTNVGAAMGIEQIKKLDSFIAARRRMARMYASVLSDVDEIELPRVIEDVQHAWHLYIVKLRLEALTVPREEIARLLRLENVGTGVHFVAVHKHKYYRETLGVRDSDLPHASALSDSILSLPLHPGLTDKNVRDVADALKKVLAHTRR, encoded by the coding sequence ATGCGCATTTTGGTCACGGGGGGTGCGGGGTATCTGGGCAATCATTTGGTCCGGCTGCTTATCGAGCGGGGCCACCAGGTGCGCGTATTCGATCGGCTGTGCTTTGGCGACGCACCGGTCCCGGCGCTCACTGAACTGGGGTGTGAGGTTGTGCGCGGCGACATCCGCCGGCTCGGTGATTTCCCCGATCTGATGAATGGGGTTGAGGGTATCGTCCATATCGCCGGCCTCGCCAATGACCCATCTTGCGACCTCGACCCCCTTATGGCGTTGGACGTAAACCTCGAAGGTACCAAAGACCTTGCCCATCGCGCGATAGCCGCCGGCGTGCGCCGGTTTGCGTTTGCGTCGTCGTGCAGCGTGTACGGGAAGGGTGTGTTCGAGATGCTCGACGAGGACTGCCCAACGAACCCCGTATCCGTGTATGCGCAGAGCAAACTCGATTCGGAGCGCGCACTGATCGCGCTGAAATCAAACACGTTCGAGCCCGTGATTGCGCGTCCCGCCACGTTGTTCGGGTGGTCCGCGCGGATGCGGTTCGACCTCGCCATCAACCTGATGGTCGCGACAGCGATGCGCAACGGCGAAATCAAGGTGTACGGCGGCGGAAGCCAGTGGCGGCCTTTCGTACACGTGCGCGACGCCGCGCGGGCGTTCGTCGACATGGTGGAAGCGCCGGCCGCGGACGTCAGCGGCCAGGTATTCAACGTCGGATCGGACAAGAACAATTACCGCATCATCGATCTGGCGCATCTTGTAGCGGGCTTGATCGACGGGATCAAAATCGATGTGATGAAGGAGGACGAGGACCTGCGCAGCTACAACGTGCAGTTCGGGAAGCTCGCGCGCGTCTTGAAATTCCAGCCGGAGTGGAGCGCCGAACGGGGCGCCATCGAAATCCGCGATTGGCTGAGAAGCGATCCCGTCGACCCGTTTACTGCCATTCATTTCAACGTGCGGCGGATGAAGGAACTGCTCGGTACGCCCGTCGCGGCGGGGGGCGAAGCCGTAGCCCCGCGATTTATTCCGCTGTCGCCGCCTTCTATCGGCGCGGAAGAAGAGCACGCCGTTATCGACGTGCTGCGCAGCGGCTGGCTGACGACCGGCGCGAAGGTGACCGAATTTGAGCATCGCTTTGCGGAGAAGGTCGGCGCGCCGCACGCCGTCGCGGTTTCGTCCTGCACCGCGGCGTTGCATTTGTGCCTGGTCGAAGCAGGTGCCGGGCCCGGCGGCGAAGTGATCACATCGCCGCTGACGTGGGTGTCCACGGCGAACACTGTCGTGAACATGGGCGCAAAGCTGGTGCTGGCGGACGTGCAACCCGACACCCTGAACATCGATCCCGCGGCCATCGAGCGCGCGATTACACCGCGTACAAAGGCAATCATGCCCGTGCACCTCGCGGGACAACCATGTGACCTCGACGCCATTTACGCGATCGGAAAGAAGCATGGCGTCACCGTCATCGAGGATGCCGCGCACGCCCTCGGCGCCGCATACAAAGGCAAGTCCATCGGAAATTGCGGCGCTCCGACGTGCTTCAGTTTCTATCCAGTAAAAAACATCACGACGATTGAAGGCGGCATGATCACCCTGCGGAACGAAGGTCAGGCGCACACCCTGCGGCTGCTCGCGCACAATGGGCTGAGTACGCTCGCGTGGAACCGCTACAGCGGCGACGCACCGCCCGCGTCCCCGGAAGTGGTACGGCCGGGGTTCAAGTACAACATGACCAACGTGGGTGCGGCGATGGGCATCGAGCAGATAAAGAAACTCGACAGCTTTATCGCCGCGCGGCGGCGCATGGCGCGGATGTATGCGTCCGTGCTTTCCGACGTAGACGAGATTGAGCTACCGCGCGTTATCGAGGATGTCCAGCACGCGTGGCATCTGTACATCGTGAAGCTTCGGCTTGAGGCCCTAACCGTACCACGCGAGGAAATTGCACGGCTGCTGCGACTTGAAAACGTCGGCACTGGCGTGCATTTCGTGGCCGTGCACAAGCACAAGTATTACCGGGAAACGCTTGGCGTGCGCGACTCCGATCTCCCCCACGCGTCCGCCCTGTCCGACTCCATACTTTCGCTGCCGTTGCATCCGGGCCTTACGGACAAGAACGTGCGCGATGTCGCCGACGCGTTGAAAAAGGTGCTTGCGCACACGCGGCGTTGA
- a CDS encoding HD domain-containing protein produces MLPAAMQNTTLKSSVGTLPWARRTLGALGASDRLALAGQAIRLQGFLASSLLFRRNRIRIDIAEIRTPDSALARKAADLCAAVSPEQLVNHCCRAYLWSRLFADAYGITFDDELLYAACMLHDLGLTSAYDNCARHGECFTLDSVEGASAWAKDAGWDAARQDALAEAILLHMNVKVGIEQGAEAHLLHEAAGLDCLGLRAWEIERATRDAVVSRHPRDRFKPFLIETFSAQARKRPNCRAAFLIRYLLFRPMIRLAPFADAP; encoded by the coding sequence GTGCTGCCCGCAGCCATGCAGAACACAACCCTCAAGTCATCGGTTGGCACATTGCCGTGGGCGCGGCGGACTCTCGGTGCGCTCGGCGCCTCGGATCGGTTGGCGCTCGCCGGCCAGGCGATTCGGCTGCAGGGCTTCCTTGCTTCTAGCCTGCTGTTTCGCCGAAATCGCATCCGCATCGACATCGCCGAGATTCGGACACCGGACTCGGCACTCGCACGCAAGGCCGCGGACCTCTGTGCGGCGGTGTCCCCCGAACAATTGGTAAACCACTGCTGCCGCGCCTACCTTTGGTCACGACTGTTTGCAGATGCCTACGGAATTACCTTCGACGACGAGTTGCTTTACGCCGCGTGCATGCTGCACGACCTTGGACTGACCTCCGCCTATGACAACTGCGCGCGCCACGGCGAGTGTTTCACGCTCGACAGCGTGGAAGGGGCGAGTGCCTGGGCAAAGGATGCGGGTTGGGACGCGGCACGGCAGGATGCCCTTGCGGAAGCGATCCTTCTTCACATGAACGTCAAGGTTGGCATCGAACAGGGTGCGGAAGCGCACTTGCTCCACGAAGCGGCGGGACTCGACTGCCTCGGTCTGCGCGCATGGGAAATCGAACGCGCAACGCGCGACGCCGTCGTCTCCCGCCACCCACGGGACCGGTTCAAGCCGTTTTTGATCGAGACGTTTTCCGCGCAAGCACGCAAGCGGCCCAACTGCCGTGCCGCGTTTCTTATTCGGTATCTCTTGTTCCGCCCCATGATTCGGCTCGCCCCCTTCGCCGACGCGCCGTAG
- a CDS encoding polyprenyl synthetase family protein produces MDHEGIHLIDQFLTSKASKTETALRSYLTRCSDAPSALREAIEYSLFAGGKRLRPALALGAAELVSGNDAPALPVACALEMIHTYSLIHDDLPSMDNDDLRRGKPTLHKVYGEAVAILAGDALLTLAFEAAADCGSIRVMREIAQAAGMCGMVGGQVIDIESEHRRLGVAELRKLHAKKTGALIRVSVRAGAMVAGAAESQLGALTQYGEAIGLAFQIADDILDVVGDEVAIGKPVGSDEARQKSTYPAVIGLDGARKLASEAIADAVNSLAEFGPKADTFRALARFIIERDH; encoded by the coding sequence ATGGACCATGAGGGGATTCACTTGATAGATCAATTCTTGACAAGCAAAGCCTCCAAGACCGAGACTGCGCTTCGTTCCTACCTCACGCGATGCTCCGACGCTCCGAGCGCGTTGCGTGAAGCGATCGAGTACAGCCTCTTCGCCGGCGGAAAACGCCTGCGTCCCGCGCTCGCGCTCGGCGCCGCGGAACTGGTCTCCGGCAACGACGCGCCGGCGTTACCGGTCGCATGCGCGCTCGAGATGATTCATACGTACTCGCTCATCCACGACGATCTTCCTTCGATGGACAACGACGACCTGCGTCGCGGCAAACCTACTTTGCACAAGGTGTACGGTGAAGCCGTGGCGATTCTCGCGGGTGATGCGTTGTTGACGCTAGCATTCGAAGCGGCAGCGGATTGCGGAAGCATCCGCGTGATGCGGGAAATAGCCCAGGCCGCTGGAATGTGCGGCATGGTCGGCGGGCAGGTTATCGATATCGAGAGCGAGCACCGCCGCCTGGGCGTAGCGGAACTCCGTAAACTTCATGCGAAGAAGACCGGCGCGCTGATTCGGGTTTCTGTCCGCGCGGGCGCGATGGTCGCAGGCGCGGCCGAATCGCAGCTCGGCGCGCTGACCCAATACGGCGAAGCGATCGGCCTTGCGTTTCAGATCGCCGACGACATTCTCGACGTGGTCGGCGACGAGGTGGCCATCGGAAAGCCCGTCGGCAGCGACGAGGCCAGACAGAAATCGACCTACCCAGCGGTGATCGGGCTGGACGGTGCGCGAAAACTCGCGTCCGAAGCGATCGCCGATGCAGTCAATTCGCTCGCGGAGTTCGGACCTAAAGCGGACACGTTCCGCGCCCTCGCACGCTTCATTATCGAACGCGACCACTAA
- a CDS encoding class I SAM-dependent rRNA methyltransferase yields the protein MPIPKAILKPREDRRLLRGHLWAYRNEFARLPDAADGDIVDVISDAGRFVGRGFFQHEGGIAVRILADKADTIDDALIERRIARARRYRETLYPNESTYRWVFGESDGLPGLIADRYGDIVAIETTCGFYARQADHVAQGFLDFDDIRGVRFQSGNQVQRFGEVPARVESESCAVRFSVNLDQGQKTGLFLDQRENCVANAPFMRGARVLDGYCYAGQWGLHAARAGAASVLCVDTSQPALDMALANAERNGFGATMSIHSGDVATVLRQGERYDVVVIDPPALAKSRAQVQKALGHYQSLNRDAMQAVEPGGYLVTSSCSHFVDEVAFLEVLKRAARSVQRPIWIVEVRGAARDHPVLMAMPETAYLKCVTLRVF from the coding sequence ATGCCAATACCAAAAGCCATCTTGAAACCCCGCGAAGACCGCCGTCTTCTACGCGGCCATCTGTGGGCATACCGCAACGAGTTTGCCCGTCTCCCCGATGCTGCCGACGGCGATATTGTCGATGTGATCTCCGACGCTGGGCGTTTCGTTGGCCGCGGCTTCTTTCAGCACGAAGGCGGAATCGCGGTGCGCATTCTCGCGGACAAGGCCGACACGATCGACGACGCACTCATCGAGCGGCGTATTGCCCGGGCGCGCCGGTACCGCGAAACGCTCTACCCGAACGAATCGACCTACCGTTGGGTGTTTGGAGAAAGCGACGGACTCCCCGGCCTGATTGCCGACCGCTACGGTGACATCGTCGCGATTGAGACGACGTGCGGCTTTTATGCCCGGCAGGCGGACCACGTCGCTCAGGGATTCCTCGACTTCGACGATATCCGAGGAGTTCGGTTTCAGTCCGGGAACCAAGTCCAGCGATTCGGCGAGGTGCCCGCTCGGGTCGAGTCCGAGAGTTGCGCTGTGCGTTTCTCGGTAAACCTCGACCAAGGCCAGAAGACCGGGCTATTTCTCGATCAGCGCGAGAATTGCGTCGCGAACGCGCCCTTCATGCGCGGCGCGCGTGTATTGGACGGCTATTGTTACGCGGGGCAGTGGGGCCTTCACGCGGCGCGTGCCGGGGCAGCGAGCGTACTGTGCGTCGATACGTCGCAACCCGCGCTTGATATGGCACTGGCAAACGCAGAAAGAAACGGTTTCGGCGCTACGATGTCCATTCATAGCGGAGACGTAGCGACTGTGCTGCGCCAGGGCGAGCGCTACGACGTAGTCGTCATCGACCCGCCGGCGCTCGCCAAGTCGCGCGCGCAGGTCCAGAAAGCCTTGGGTCACTACCAGTCGTTGAACCGCGACGCCATGCAGGCGGTCGAGCCAGGCGGCTACCTCGTCACGTCGTCCTGCTCGCATTTCGTCGACGAGGTTGCGTTTCTCGAAGTGTTGAAGCGCGCCGCGCGCTCGGTGCAGCGACCGATCTGGATTGTCGAGGTTCGCGGCGCCGCCCGCGATCACCCCGTCCTCATGGCCATGCCCGAAACAGCCTACCTGAAGTGCGTCACGCTCCGCGTGTTCTAG
- the can gene encoding carbonate dehydratase — protein MESLQRLLDNNRTWAESVRRARPDFFPALARQQQPDYLWIGCADSRVPANEIVGLLPGELFVHRNVANLVVHTDLNCLSVLQYAVEVLKVEHVIVCGHYGCGGVAAAMDDHELGLIDNWLRHIRDVRAHHADELCAITDKEKRVNRLCELNVIEQARNVCRTNIVQKAWRRGQPLQVHGWIYGIQDGLLNDLGLCVAGPGDLAEAYRIAVAPFGQ, from the coding sequence ATGGAATCGCTCCAGCGACTGCTCGATAACAACCGTACGTGGGCCGAATCCGTGCGCCGGGCGCGCCCTGACTTTTTCCCTGCGCTCGCGCGACAGCAGCAGCCCGACTACTTGTGGATTGGCTGCGCGGACAGCCGCGTTCCCGCAAACGAGATCGTCGGCCTGCTCCCGGGCGAGCTGTTTGTGCATCGCAATGTTGCAAACCTCGTTGTTCACACCGATCTGAACTGCCTGTCCGTACTGCAATACGCGGTCGAGGTATTGAAAGTGGAACATGTCATTGTGTGCGGGCACTACGGCTGCGGGGGCGTCGCCGCCGCGATGGACGATCACGAACTGGGCTTGATCGACAACTGGTTGCGCCACATCCGCGATGTCCGCGCGCATCATGCGGACGAGCTGTGCGCGATCACCGACAAAGAGAAACGGGTCAATCGTCTCTGCGAATTGAATGTCATCGAACAGGCCCGCAATGTTTGCCGTACGAACATCGTCCAGAAGGCGTGGCGCCGCGGGCAGCCGCTGCAGGTGCACGGTTGGATATACGGCATTCAGGACGGCCTTCTAAACGACCTCGGATTGTGCGTTGCGGGCCCCGGAGACTTGGCGGAGGCGTACCGCATCGCCGTCGCGCCGTTCGGCCAGTGA
- a CDS encoding glutaredoxin family protein: protein MNKHIIMYSGELCGDCQLLKAFMEARGIPYENRDIREHPEFGEELQAKTGKLGVPYLVIDGEWVRGYEPGKPFSEEFAEKLLGLA from the coding sequence ATGAACAAACACATTATCATGTATTCGGGAGAGCTCTGCGGCGACTGCCAGCTCCTCAAAGCGTTTATGGAGGCGCGCGGCATTCCATATGAGAACCGCGACATCCGCGAGCACCCCGAGTTCGGCGAAGAGCTCCAGGCAAAGACTGGAAAACTGGGTGTGCCGTATCTCGTGATTGACGGGGAATGGGTGCGCGGGTACGAACCCGGAAAGCCATTTTCGGAAGAGTTTGCCGAAAAGCTATTGGGACTGGCATAG
- a CDS encoding DUF4189 domain-containing protein — MEYYDEIESAPVVKSWLKFVAIGVCAVFVCAEAWAAAALAYDDITGVLGYGIGTDKASAKAAALADCESNGATDPVFWFWYSEPGWGAAAHSDDGGGAWTIGGALGYSTQKKAKRKAKRQCKNSGGINCQIVEVFEDTIGKKSNKGGRSFHLNSD; from the coding sequence ATGGAATACTATGACGAAATCGAGTCGGCGCCCGTGGTCAAGTCGTGGCTCAAGTTCGTTGCGATTGGGGTCTGTGCCGTTTTCGTTTGCGCGGAGGCGTGGGCGGCCGCGGCCCTGGCGTACGACGATATAACCGGCGTGCTGGGATACGGTATCGGCACCGACAAGGCGAGCGCCAAGGCGGCCGCACTCGCGGATTGCGAAAGCAATGGCGCGACCGATCCGGTATTCTGGTTCTGGTATTCGGAGCCGGGCTGGGGCGCAGCGGCGCATTCGGACGATGGCGGCGGCGCGTGGACCATCGGAGGCGCTTTGGGCTACAGCACCCAGAAGAAGGCCAAACGCAAAGCGAAAAGGCAATGCAAGAACAGCGGTGGCATTAATTGCCAGATCGTCGAAGTGTTCGAGGATACCATCGGCAAGAAGTCGAACAAGGGCGGCCGGAGCTTCCACCTGAATTCCGACTAG